One window of the Kallotenue papyrolyticum genome contains the following:
- a CDS encoding response regulator, whose amino-acid sequence MKQMTTKVWRSDASGEGSAAEQSHSAPQQGSQRPVLLIEDDPGMRLMLLMALEDAGYEVVLAEHGRDGQRQMAQVRPRLILLDMRMPVMDGPAFLHWLYSQIGQPPPVILMTAYHDVDPAVKQLGLPTVSKPMRIDDLLELIRHHAEPS is encoded by the coding sequence ATGAAGCAGATGACAACGAAGGTCTGGCGCAGTGACGCGTCCGGCGAAGGATCGGCAGCCGAGCAGAGCCACAGCGCGCCGCAGCAGGGCAGCCAACGGCCCGTGCTGCTGATCGAGGACGATCCCGGCATGCGGCTGATGCTGCTGATGGCGCTGGAAGACGCCGGCTACGAGGTGGTGCTGGCCGAGCATGGCCGCGACGGCCAGCGCCAGATGGCGCAGGTGCGACCGCGGCTGATCCTGCTGGACATGCGCATGCCGGTGATGGATGGTCCCGCCTTCCTGCACTGGCTGTACAGCCAGATCGGCCAGCCGCCGCCGGTGATCCTGATGACCGCCTACCACGACGTTGATCCGGCCGTCAAACAGCTCGGCCTGCCAACCGTGTCCAAGCCGATGCGCATCGACGATCTGCTGGAGCTGATTCGTCACCATGCCGAACCCTCGTGA
- a CDS encoding PPOX class F420-dependent oxidoreductase, which produces MATRLTAALRAFLEEPRFGVLATIDPDGLPHQSVIWYLLEDDTILMNTARGRVKERNLRRDARASLCVADGYRWVTLRGAVELIDDQTIAQADIARLAYHYQTPEAAERNIARFRTQQRVTLRLHIQQVLAEGFEA; this is translated from the coding sequence ATGGCGACCCGGCTCACGGCGGCGCTTCGGGCCTTTCTCGAGGAGCCGCGCTTTGGGGTGTTGGCGACGATCGATCCCGACGGCCTGCCGCACCAGAGCGTGATCTGGTATCTGCTTGAAGATGATACGATCCTGATGAATACCGCGCGCGGACGCGTCAAAGAGCGCAATCTGCGCCGCGATGCGCGCGCCTCGCTCTGTGTCGCGGATGGCTACCGCTGGGTGACACTGCGCGGAGCGGTGGAGCTGATCGACGATCAGACGATCGCCCAGGCCGACATTGCGCGTCTGGCCTACCACTACCAAACACCGGAGGCCGCCGAGCGCAACATCGCCCGCTTTCGTACGCAGCAGCGCGTGACGCTGCGCTTGCACATCCAGCAGGTGCTGGCGGAGGGCTTCGAGGCATGA
- a CDS encoding PAS domain-containing sensor histidine kinase yields the protein MAHDQRLMLAQPGAGRLALAYGCCSLLWMLAGHLLWRALEPTAGGVLAHALVADVPPLLLGAALLYRLQIRLERASAALQTILRSAKQPIALLDRQGRLQAFNAPAADGARQMFDRPFQTGEPLLASLPPANQPGWSAILVRALNGQTVRSVHTFARAHDVAWWELCVSPIRRRDGTIDGVAIIAQDITDRQRSQQHLHALINTAPIVLVALARDGLITLAQGRMFQQLRVTPDELIGRSIFELYHHRPDILADVRRALAGAEHTSTIHTAGHVFEVRWTPLREPQGEVYGALGLAIDMTERLQAETRLRELEMREQAIINGTTDAIFLKDRAGRYLLCNAATARLAGRTSAQVIGRTDAELFPPEVALHSHATDQAVLSSGQPIEVEQLLESPQGPRTLLVVKTPYLDGEGAIQGVIGIARDITERKQAEEALRQREATHRALIDALPDLIFLIDREGRYLDFKAPRGYSTLVPPAQFLGRHLRETLPPEIVGPALQHIAAAVATGEPQIFEYELPSGDRPGFYEARLVPTATGELLALVRDISDRKRAERLLRTARDVYLTLVEEAPMLVWRTDLQGTCTFVNKQWLAFTGYPRAELLPPAVADPIHPEDRAALHQAFLAARAQPRVFEIEARLRRADGIYRWMVIRSAPFFDEAGTPAGYISSAIDITERKEQERIKDDFLALASHELKTPLAAIIGYLHLLRRWLAAETTNPRVTQALNAMSSEGERLERLINDLLDVSRIQTGRLRLMPRPVDLRQLLADAAEHLRLSSASHPIQLSLPQEAPVIVQADPMRIAQVLANLVTNAVKYSPAGAPIAIELRADERQAHITVTDQGIGIPAAELEQIFERFYQVQRPARESRPGLGLGLYIARELIRQHGGTLTAHSRELAGSQFRIDLPLADATQPAAEDLTHEADDNEGLAQ from the coding sequence ATGGCCCACGATCAACGATTGATGCTGGCACAGCCAGGCGCCGGGCGTCTGGCGTTAGCGTACGGCTGCTGCAGTCTGCTCTGGATGCTGGCCGGGCACCTGCTTTGGCGTGCGCTGGAGCCCACCGCCGGCGGAGTGTTGGCCCATGCCCTCGTAGCCGATGTCCCGCCGCTCCTGCTTGGCGCGGCCTTGCTCTACCGGCTGCAGATCCGCCTGGAGCGGGCCAGCGCCGCGCTCCAAACCATTCTGCGCAGCGCCAAACAACCGATCGCGCTCCTCGACCGCCAGGGCCGGCTGCAGGCCTTCAACGCACCTGCCGCCGATGGTGCGCGGCAGATGTTCGATCGCCCGTTCCAGACCGGCGAGCCATTGCTGGCCTCCCTTCCGCCGGCCAATCAGCCCGGGTGGAGCGCCATCCTGGTCCGTGCGCTGAACGGGCAGACGGTGCGCAGTGTCCATACCTTTGCGCGCGCGCATGACGTCGCCTGGTGGGAGCTGTGCGTCAGCCCGATCCGCCGGCGCGACGGAACGATCGACGGCGTCGCGATCATCGCGCAGGACATCACCGACCGCCAGCGCAGCCAACAGCATCTGCATGCGCTGATCAACACCGCGCCGATTGTGCTGGTGGCGCTGGCGCGCGATGGCCTGATCACCCTGGCGCAGGGTCGCATGTTCCAGCAGCTGAGGGTGACGCCAGACGAGCTGATCGGCCGCTCGATCTTCGAGCTCTATCACCACCGCCCCGATATCCTCGCCGATGTGCGCCGGGCGCTGGCCGGCGCAGAGCATACCTCGACAATCCACACCGCCGGACACGTCTTCGAGGTGCGCTGGACGCCGCTGCGCGAGCCGCAGGGTGAAGTCTATGGCGCGCTCGGGCTGGCGATCGATATGACCGAGCGCCTGCAGGCCGAAACGCGCCTGCGCGAACTGGAAATGCGCGAGCAGGCGATCATCAACGGCACGACCGACGCGATCTTTCTCAAGGATCGCGCCGGGCGCTACCTGCTGTGCAACGCGGCCACCGCGCGGCTGGCCGGTCGTACCAGCGCGCAGGTTATTGGCCGTACCGATGCCGAGCTGTTCCCGCCGGAGGTTGCCCTGCACAGCCACGCGACCGATCAGGCGGTGCTCAGCAGCGGGCAGCCGATCGAGGTGGAACAACTCCTCGAATCACCCCAGGGTCCGCGCACGCTGCTGGTCGTCAAGACGCCGTATCTCGATGGCGAGGGCGCGATCCAGGGCGTGATCGGCATCGCGCGCGACATCACCGAACGCAAGCAGGCCGAAGAGGCCCTGCGCCAGCGCGAGGCGACCCACCGCGCGCTGATCGATGCGCTGCCCGATCTGATCTTTTTGATCGACCGCGAGGGACGCTATCTGGATTTCAAGGCGCCACGCGGCTACAGCACGCTGGTCCCGCCCGCACAGTTTCTTGGCCGCCATCTGCGCGAGACCCTGCCGCCCGAGATCGTTGGTCCGGCGTTGCAGCATATCGCCGCTGCCGTTGCAACGGGCGAGCCGCAGATCTTTGAATACGAACTCCCCAGCGGCGACCGTCCCGGCTTCTACGAAGCGCGGCTGGTACCCACCGCAACGGGCGAGCTGCTGGCGCTGGTGCGCGACATCAGCGATCGCAAGCGCGCCGAACGGCTGCTGCGCACCGCCCGCGATGTGTACCTGACGCTGGTAGAAGAAGCACCGATGCTGGTCTGGCGTACCGACCTCCAGGGCACGTGCACCTTCGTCAACAAACAGTGGCTGGCCTTCACGGGCTATCCACGCGCGGAGCTGCTGCCACCGGCAGTCGCCGATCCGATCCATCCAGAGGATCGCGCCGCGCTGCACCAGGCCTTTCTGGCAGCGCGCGCGCAGCCGCGTGTCTTCGAGATCGAAGCGCGTTTGCGCCGCGCGGACGGCATCTACCGCTGGATGGTGATCCGCAGCGCGCCCTTCTTCGATGAGGCAGGCACGCCGGCAGGCTACATCAGCAGTGCGATCGACATCACCGAGCGCAAGGAACAGGAGCGCATCAAGGACGACTTTCTGGCGCTGGCCTCGCATGAATTGAAAACACCGCTGGCTGCGATCATCGGCTACCTGCATCTGCTGCGCCGCTGGCTGGCCGCCGAGACAACCAATCCGCGCGTTACGCAGGCGCTCAACGCCATGAGCAGCGAGGGCGAGCGCTTGGAACGGCTGATCAACGATCTGCTGGATGTGAGTCGCATCCAGACCGGACGGTTGCGGCTCATGCCGCGTCCGGTCGATCTCCGGCAGCTGCTGGCGGATGCCGCCGAACACCTGCGCTTGAGCAGCGCCAGCCATCCCATTCAGCTCAGTCTGCCACAGGAAGCGCCGGTGATCGTCCAGGCCGACCCGATGCGCATCGCGCAGGTCCTCGCCAACCTGGTGACCAATGCCGTCAAATACTCGCCGGCAGGCGCGCCGATCGCCATCGAGCTGCGCGCCGATGAGCGCCAGGCCCACATCACCGTTACCGACCAGGGCATCGGCATTCCGGCAGCCGAGCTGGAGCAGATCTTCGAGCGCTTCTATCAGGTGCAGCGTCCGGCGCGCGAGTCGCGACCGGGCCTGGGCCTTGGGCTGTACATTGCGCGAGAACTCATACGCCAGCATGGCGGCACGCTCACGGCGCACTCACGCGAGCTGGCAGGCAGCCAGTTCCGCATCGATCTCCCCCTGGCGGACGCCACCCAGCCTGCCGCGGAGGATTTGACGCATGAAGCAGATGACAACGAAGGTCTGGCGCAGTGA